The Paenibacillus sp. genome has a segment encoding these proteins:
- a CDS encoding alpha-N-arabinofuranosidase, with the protein MTVSAKMIVDKDFIIGAIDDRLYGSFIEHLGRAVYGGIYEPGHPEADDMGFRQDVIRLIQALRVPIVRYPGGNFVSGYDWKDGIGPVEDRPKRLELAWRTVEPNYVGMNEFAAWAKRAGTDVMWAINLGTQGVDDARQVVEYANHPSGSYWSDLRIKHGYREPHKIKTWCLGNEMDGPWQIGQKTAAEYGRVAQEAAKVMKWVDPTIELVACGSSNLSMKTFADWEATVLDHTYEHVDFLSLHQYYGNPNNDTPTFLARSLQMDEFIDSVTAICDYVKAKKRSKKKMYLSFDEWNVWFHSREQDTKLDPWQIAPPQLEDIYTMEDALVVGSLLISLLKHADRVKMACLAQLVNVIAPIMTENGGSAWAQTIYYPYLHASVYGRGQALVPLIQSDKYDTKEITDVPYLESIAVHNEADGEVTIFAVNRHLEESLEFDADLRSFGSCTLIEHLVLEHADLKARNTASAPFAVQPHANGGASVDGSKVKASLGKASWNVIRLKVNA; encoded by the coding sequence ATGACGGTTTCCGCGAAAATGATCGTCGACAAAGATTTTATCATCGGCGCGATCGACGACCGACTGTACGGCTCTTTCATCGAGCATTTGGGCAGAGCGGTATATGGAGGCATTTACGAGCCCGGCCATCCCGAAGCGGACGACATGGGCTTCCGTCAGGACGTCATCCGGCTCATCCAAGCGCTGCGCGTGCCGATCGTCCGGTACCCGGGAGGCAACTTCGTCTCTGGCTACGATTGGAAGGACGGCATCGGTCCGGTGGAAGACCGGCCGAAGCGGCTCGAGCTCGCCTGGCGCACCGTCGAGCCGAACTACGTCGGCATGAACGAGTTCGCCGCATGGGCGAAGCGCGCCGGCACGGACGTCATGTGGGCGATCAACCTCGGCACGCAGGGCGTCGACGACGCGCGCCAAGTCGTGGAATACGCCAACCATCCGTCCGGCAGCTACTGGAGCGACCTGCGCATCAAGCACGGCTACCGCGAGCCGCATAAGATCAAGACGTGGTGCCTCGGCAACGAAATGGACGGCCCGTGGCAAATCGGCCAGAAAACAGCCGCCGAATACGGGCGCGTCGCCCAAGAAGCTGCTAAAGTCATGAAGTGGGTGGACCCGACGATCGAGCTCGTCGCCTGCGGCAGCTCGAACCTCTCGATGAAGACGTTCGCCGATTGGGAAGCGACCGTGCTGGATCATACGTACGAGCACGTGGACTTTTTGTCGCTCCATCAATATTACGGCAACCCGAACAACGACACGCCGACGTTCCTCGCGCGCTCGCTGCAGATGGACGAATTCATCGACAGCGTCACCGCGATCTGCGATTATGTAAAGGCCAAGAAGCGCAGTAAAAAGAAAATGTACCTCAGCTTCGACGAATGGAACGTCTGGTTCCACAGCCGCGAGCAGGATACAAAGCTGGACCCGTGGCAAATCGCGCCGCCGCAGCTCGAGGACATCTATACGATGGAAGACGCGCTCGTCGTCGGCAGCTTGCTGATCAGCCTGCTGAAGCATGCCGACCGCGTGAAGATGGCATGCCTCGCGCAGCTCGTCAACGTCATCGCTCCGATCATGACCGAGAACGGCGGCAGCGCTTGGGCGCAGACGATTTACTACCCGTACCTGCACGCGTCCGTATACGGCCGGGGCCAAGCGCTCGTTCCGCTGATCCAATCCGATAAATACGACACGAAGGAAATTACGGACGTGCCGTATCTCGAGTCGATCGCGGTGCATAACGAGGCGGACGGGGAAGTGACGATTTTCGCCGTCAACCGCCATCTCGAGGAATCGCTCGAGTTCGATGCGGACCTCCGCAGCTTCGGCTCCTGCACCTTGATCGAGCATCTCGTGCTGGAGCATGCCGATCTGAAGGCGCGCAACACCGCGAGTGCGCCGTTCGCCGTGCAGCCGCACGCGAACGGGGGCGCTTCGGTCGACGGCTCCAAGGTGAAGGCGTCGCTCGGCAAAGCGTCGTGGAACGTCATCCGACTGAAAGTGAACGCGTAA
- a CDS encoding sensor histidine kinase: MKRLLQWLAVALRLQKIRSRFLAAMIALSLPPLFILGYVSFDVAKRTLTDAQAQTNYDHLRTSSEVADLLFRNVENLHRSIVVNDELRDDLRDSVAEQDDANADIRDRTAQRLQRLINDNFLDTRFVDSVCLFDLDFRAYCLYRSDDAGRYEGSDKELIIPQTEWYQATFAAQGRVVYFSEDVLGESANTFSTVKLFRDAEDVSGRPIGLLLVNVSRSIFGTVFRESDRFGANVALDPAGASARLVYSNLPPGATPSIDGPLEAVVAGFRNEGYLVTQVRNETTKWTFLHLVKSEELLKRSNGIRWATTAIALIIAAVAVLASYIVSGSITRPLLTLRKMMLDWTKGERSFGETFRQDEVGVIAETFKRVAVENEALTERLVRSELKEREAELRALQAQIKPHFLYNTLDSIYWMATLQNNHQVAQMAVSLSESFKLSLNKGKETIPVYKELKHIEHYMTIQNIRYNNRFEYACDVDSAVMGMDILKLLLQPLVENAIYHGLEPKVGNGRIALTGKQDGEMLVFTVEDDGVGMEDTNVTERGYGLSNVRERLSLYYGDSSSLTVESAAGRGTKVTLRFDPRRTKEEPNDA; the protein is encoded by the coding sequence ATGAAACGGTTGCTGCAATGGCTCGCGGTCGCGCTGCGCCTGCAAAAAATACGAAGCCGCTTCCTCGCGGCCATGATCGCGCTGTCGCTGCCGCCGCTGTTCATCTTGGGCTACGTCTCCTTCGACGTGGCGAAACGGACGCTGACGGACGCGCAGGCGCAGACGAACTACGATCATCTGCGCACCTCGAGCGAGGTCGCGGATTTGCTGTTCCGCAACGTCGAAAACCTGCATCGGTCGATCGTGGTGAACGACGAGCTGCGCGACGATCTCCGCGACAGCGTCGCGGAACAGGACGACGCGAACGCCGACATCCGCGACCGGACGGCGCAGCGGCTGCAGCGGCTGATCAACGACAATTTCCTCGACACCCGCTTCGTCGACTCGGTTTGCTTGTTCGACCTCGATTTTCGGGCGTACTGCTTGTACCGTTCGGACGACGCGGGGCGGTACGAAGGCTCGGACAAGGAGCTGATCATTCCGCAGACCGAGTGGTACCAGGCGACGTTCGCGGCGCAAGGGCGAGTCGTTTATTTCAGCGAAGACGTGCTCGGCGAATCCGCGAACACGTTCTCGACCGTGAAACTGTTCCGGGACGCGGAGGACGTCAGCGGGCGGCCGATCGGCCTGCTGCTCGTCAACGTGTCGCGTTCGATCTTCGGCACCGTCTTCCGGGAGAGCGACCGGTTCGGTGCGAACGTGGCGCTCGATCCCGCCGGCGCCTCGGCTCGGCTCGTATACAGCAATTTGCCACCCGGCGCGACGCCGTCGATCGACGGACCGCTGGAAGCGGTCGTCGCCGGCTTTCGGAACGAGGGCTATCTGGTGACGCAAGTTCGCAACGAGACGACGAAGTGGACGTTCCTGCACCTTGTGAAATCCGAGGAGCTGCTCAAGCGGTCGAACGGCATTCGCTGGGCGACCACCGCCATCGCGCTCATCATCGCCGCGGTCGCGGTGCTAGCGTCTTACATCGTATCCGGCAGCATTACGCGGCCGCTCCTGACGCTGCGCAAAATGATGCTCGACTGGACGAAAGGGGAGCGCAGCTTCGGCGAGACGTTCCGTCAGGACGAGGTCGGGGTCATCGCGGAGACGTTCAAGCGCGTCGCCGTGGAGAACGAGGCGCTGACCGAGCGGCTCGTCCGCTCGGAGCTGAAGGAGCGCGAGGCGGAGCTCAGGGCGCTGCAGGCGCAGATCAAGCCGCATTTCCTGTACAACACGCTCGACTCGATCTATTGGATGGCGACGCTGCAAAACAACCATCAGGTCGCCCAAATGGCCGTATCGCTGTCCGAAAGCTTCAAGCTGAGCCTGAACAAAGGCAAGGAGACGATCCCCGTATATAAAGAGCTGAAGCATATCGAGCACTACATGACGATTCAAAACATCCGGTACAACAACCGATTCGAATATGCGTGCGACGTGGACTCCGCCGTCATGGGCATGGACATCCTTAAGCTGCTGCTCCAGCCGCTCGTCGAGAACGCGATTTACCACGGCCTCGAGCCGAAAGTGGGGAACGGCCGTATCGCGCTGACCGGCAAGCAGGACGGGGAGATGCTGGTGTTCACGGTCGAGGACGACGGGGTCGGCATGGAAGACACGAACGTGACGGAGCGAGGATACGGCCTCAGCAACGTGCGCGAACGGCTGAGCTTGTATTACGGCGACAGCAGCTCGCTTACCGTCGAGAGCGCCGCCGGCCGGGGCACGAAAGTGACGCTGCGATTCGATCCGCGGCGGACCAAGGAGGAACCGAACGATGCGTAA
- a CDS encoding ABC transporter substrate-binding protein yields the protein MKRMNSKVIALLCGTALTAGLLSACGGGSAGGDSTASEGGEAAPAPAAENVTLTLLVDNTQDSVNVAKALEEAFEAKQPNIDIEVETRPGGSEGDNIVKTRLATGDMTDVFFYNSGSLMQALLPEQNLVDLTNEPFQANVIDSFKPTVTFNGKIYGAPAGSTMGGGWFYNKKVYADLGLSVPTTWAELIANNEKIKAAGITPVIGAYKDSWTSQLVVLADQYNVQAGAPTFADEFTANKAKFATTPAALRSFEKLGELAEKGHMNKDYLATAYDAGMKMLAEGTGAHFPMLTFAIPAIAQNYPDKIDDIGFFAQPGDSADDNGLTIWMPGAAYIYKNTEHLEEAKQFVAFVASAEGTAAMATVSKPQGPYPIVDAEMPEDIPQVVKDMLPYFEANKTAPALEFVSPIKGPNLPQITVEVGAGIKSAIEGAEAYDRDVEKQAKQLGLEGW from the coding sequence ATGAAACGAATGAATTCGAAAGTCATTGCCTTGCTGTGCGGCACGGCGCTTACGGCAGGGTTGTTGAGCGCGTGCGGCGGCGGAAGCGCCGGCGGCGATTCGACGGCTTCGGAAGGCGGCGAGGCGGCTCCGGCGCCCGCGGCGGAAAACGTCACGCTTACGCTTCTCGTCGACAACACGCAGGATTCCGTCAACGTCGCGAAGGCGCTCGAAGAAGCGTTCGAAGCGAAGCAGCCGAACATCGACATCGAGGTAGAAACGCGTCCGGGCGGCTCGGAAGGCGATAACATCGTCAAGACGCGCCTCGCGACGGGCGACATGACCGACGTATTTTTCTATAACTCCGGTTCGCTCATGCAAGCGCTGCTGCCGGAGCAAAATTTGGTCGACCTGACGAACGAGCCGTTCCAAGCGAACGTCATCGACTCGTTCAAGCCGACGGTGACGTTCAACGGCAAAATTTACGGCGCTCCGGCCGGCTCCACGATGGGCGGCGGTTGGTTTTACAACAAAAAAGTGTACGCCGACCTCGGCCTGTCTGTGCCGACGACATGGGCGGAGCTGATCGCGAACAACGAGAAAATCAAGGCCGCGGGCATTACGCCGGTCATCGGCGCGTACAAAGATTCCTGGACGTCGCAGCTCGTCGTCTTGGCGGACCAATACAACGTGCAGGCGGGCGCGCCGACGTTCGCCGACGAGTTCACGGCGAACAAAGCGAAATTCGCGACGACGCCGGCGGCGCTGCGCAGCTTCGAGAAGCTCGGCGAGCTCGCGGAGAAAGGCCATATGAACAAGGATTATCTCGCTACGGCCTATGACGCGGGCATGAAAATGCTGGCGGAAGGAACGGGCGCGCATTTCCCGATGCTCACGTTCGCCATTCCGGCGATCGCGCAAAACTATCCGGACAAAATCGACGATATCGGCTTCTTCGCGCAGCCGGGCGACAGCGCCGACGACAACGGTCTTACGATTTGGATGCCGGGAGCGGCGTACATTTACAAAAACACGGAGCATCTCGAGGAAGCGAAGCAGTTCGTCGCGTTCGTCGCTTCGGCGGAAGGCACGGCGGCTATGGCGACCGTATCGAAGCCGCAAGGTCCGTACCCGATCGTCGACGCCGAGATGCCGGAAGACATTCCGCAAGTCGTGAAAGACATGCTGCCTTACTTCGAAGCGAACAAGACGGCGCCGGCGCTCGAATTCGTCTCCCCGATCAAGGGTCCGAACCTGCCGCAAATTACGGTCGAAGTCGGCGCAGGCATCAAATCGGCGATCGAAGGCGCGGAAGCGTACGACCGCGACGTCGAGAAACAGGCGAAGCAGCTCGGTCTCGAAGGCTGGTAA
- a CDS encoding sugar ABC transporter permease translates to MPNIFKKTYSYGFLVPAAIVYFVIFLLPTLMSFFFSMTRWSLIEWEFIGFENFIMFFQEDSLRIGFQNTFVYALVTCTLKVVFGLLLGVLLTSKLRTSGYLRSVIFFPTLVSTIAVGIAFSVMMHPTQGLINQTLAAIGIIGPDWLGDTRIALLSVAMVDVWKGVGFATVIFMAGILSIPEEYYEALSIDGGNAFHKFWNIIVPLSRPAMNSVIILAFIGGLRSFDLVWAMTRGGPGFTTDLIASIIYKQYQGGFYGLSTAGNVILFVFVSALAFPLYMYLNRKEVDL, encoded by the coding sequence ATGCCGAACATTTTTAAGAAAACGTATTCGTACGGTTTCCTGGTGCCTGCCGCCATCGTCTATTTCGTGATCTTTTTGCTGCCTACGCTCATGAGCTTCTTCTTCAGCATGACGCGGTGGAGCCTGATCGAGTGGGAGTTTATCGGATTTGAAAACTTCATTATGTTTTTCCAAGAAGATTCGCTGCGCATCGGCTTTCAAAACACGTTCGTATACGCGCTCGTCACTTGCACGTTGAAGGTCGTCTTCGGTTTGCTGCTCGGCGTCCTGCTGACGTCGAAGCTGCGCACGAGCGGGTACTTGCGCTCGGTCATTTTCTTCCCGACGCTCGTCTCCACGATCGCCGTCGGCATCGCCTTCAGCGTCATGATGCATCCGACCCAAGGCCTCATTAACCAAACGCTCGCGGCGATCGGCATCATCGGACCCGACTGGCTCGGCGACACGCGCATCGCGCTGCTCTCCGTCGCCATGGTCGACGTATGGAAGGGCGTAGGATTCGCGACGGTCATCTTCATGGCCGGCATTTTGTCCATTCCCGAAGAATATTACGAAGCGCTGTCGATCGACGGCGGCAACGCCTTCCATAAGTTCTGGAACATTATCGTGCCGCTGAGCCGCCCCGCGATGAATTCCGTCATCATCCTCGCGTTCATCGGCGGCCTCCGCTCGTTCGACCTTGTGTGGGCGATGACCCGCGGCGGTCCCGGCTTTACGACGGACCTGATCGCTTCGATCATTTATAAGCAATATCAGGGCGGATTCTACGGCTTATCGACGGCCGGCAACGTCATCCTGTTCGTCTTCGTTTCGGCGTTGGCGTTCCCGCTCTATATGTATTTGAACCGCAAGGAGGTAGACCTATGA
- a CDS encoding YheC/YheD family protein: MTNYIGILIDRRRLGRMKRGTSGHERLKFYHRAAVPLGMLPIYFSLNRLDFPSGTVRGYRYASGRVRPLTARIPAVVHNRTMPANEAQRARLKRLKAKAYVFNGQNRYSKYRIHRLLVGRFAAHLPDTAPFSEGALKRMMEQYGDVFVKPRRGSVGIGIANAKRLEGGSWRVRMPAGGKPLKLSGPKARAALKRLARGKSYLVQSGIPLARWRGRPFDIRVSVQRDGTGEWQVTGMVGKVARRGSHVTNVARGGTVERCSVLLRDFPDPGAVSEAVRETSLRIVQELGRKLPQLADVGLDMGVDRGGKPYFIEMNCRDQRYSFHKAGLSKTFFRTYENPMKYGKFLMDRLTVKGRKKKKKKKK, from the coding sequence ATGACGAACTACATCGGCATCCTGATCGATCGGCGGCGTCTCGGCCGCATGAAGCGAGGGACATCCGGGCACGAGCGGCTGAAGTTTTACCATCGCGCGGCCGTTCCGCTCGGCATGCTCCCGATTTATTTCAGTTTGAACCGTCTCGACTTCCCGTCCGGCACCGTGCGGGGGTATCGGTACGCGTCCGGCCGCGTCCGGCCGCTGACCGCCCGCATCCCCGCCGTCGTCCACAACCGGACGATGCCCGCGAACGAGGCGCAGCGCGCCCGCTTGAAGCGGCTCAAAGCGAAAGCGTACGTGTTCAACGGGCAAAATCGGTACTCCAAATACCGCATCCATCGGCTGCTGGTCGGCCGGTTCGCGGCGCATTTGCCGGATACGGCGCCGTTCTCCGAGGGAGCGCTGAAGCGGATGATGGAACAGTACGGCGACGTGTTCGTCAAACCGCGCCGCGGCAGCGTCGGCATCGGCATCGCCAACGCGAAGCGGCTCGAAGGCGGATCGTGGCGCGTCCGGATGCCGGCCGGCGGGAAACCGCTCAAACTGTCGGGTCCGAAGGCGCGCGCCGCGCTAAAGCGGCTTGCGCGGGGCAAGTCGTATTTGGTCCAAAGCGGCATTCCGCTGGCCCGGTGGCGGGGGCGCCCGTTCGACATCCGGGTGTCCGTGCAGCGCGACGGCACGGGCGAATGGCAGGTGACCGGTATGGTCGGCAAAGTCGCCCGCCGAGGCAGCCACGTGACGAACGTCGCGAGAGGCGGCACGGTCGAACGGTGCAGCGTGCTGCTGCGGGACTTTCCGGATCCCGGCGCGGTATCCGAGGCGGTGCGGGAGACGTCGCTGCGCATCGTGCAGGAGCTCGGCCGCAAGCTTCCGCAGCTCGCGGACGTCGGGCTGGACATGGGGGTCGACCGCGGCGGCAAACCGTATTTCATCGAGATGAATTGCCGCGACCAGCGCTACAGCTTTCATAAAGCGGGGCTGTCCAAGACGTTCTTCCGCACGTACGAGAATCCGATGAAGTACGGGAAGTTTTTGATGGATCGTTTGACGGTGAAGGGAAGGAAGAAAAAGAAGAAAAAGAAGAAATGA
- a CDS encoding ArsR/SmtB family transcription factor: protein MPIKANTDRKWLPLYEALASDVRLRALELLAERPHNVKELAERLGLSAAIATMHVRKLEQAELIETSRVRRDGGTHKMCALKEAAIEIELPSAQASPSYREQTIPVGHFTAFEAYPTCGLATKEKQIGQYDDPRYFLDPERVNAAILWLGRGYVEYKTPNYLQPGQTPVELRISMEIASEAPGVRDDWPSDIRFSLNGVTLGVWTSPGDYGGHTRGKYTPEWWSSGINQYGLWKTIRVTRDGTYMDEERLSDVTISDVRLSERFWTLRFAVDDDAAHVGGMTLYGAGFGNVDSDIQLRVYYE from the coding sequence ATGCCGATCAAAGCGAATACGGACCGGAAATGGCTGCCGCTCTACGAGGCGCTCGCGAGCGACGTGCGGCTGCGGGCGCTGGAGCTGCTGGCCGAGCGGCCGCATAATGTGAAGGAGCTGGCGGAGCGGCTTGGCCTCAGCGCGGCGATCGCGACGATGCACGTCCGCAAGCTGGAGCAGGCCGAGCTGATCGAGACGTCGCGCGTGCGCCGGGACGGGGGGACGCATAAGATGTGCGCTTTGAAAGAAGCCGCGATCGAAATCGAGCTGCCGTCGGCGCAGGCGTCGCCGTCGTATCGGGAGCAGACGATCCCGGTCGGGCATTTCACCGCGTTCGAGGCGTATCCGACCTGCGGGCTCGCGACGAAGGAGAAGCAGATCGGGCAGTACGACGATCCGCGCTATTTTCTCGATCCGGAGCGGGTGAACGCGGCGATCCTGTGGCTCGGGCGAGGCTACGTGGAGTATAAGACGCCGAACTATTTGCAGCCGGGGCAGACGCCGGTCGAACTCCGCATTTCGATGGAGATCGCCTCCGAGGCGCCCGGCGTGCGCGACGATTGGCCGTCGGACATCCGGTTTTCGCTGAACGGGGTGACGCTCGGCGTATGGACGAGCCCTGGCGACTACGGCGGCCACACGCGCGGCAAATATACCCCGGAGTGGTGGAGCAGCGGCATCAACCAATACGGGCTATGGAAAACGATCCGCGTGACGCGGGACGGCACCTATATGGACGAGGAGAGGTTGTCCGACGTGACGATTTCCGACGTCCGGCTCTCGGAGCGGTTTTGGACGCTGCGTTTCGCCGTCGACGACGACGCTGCGCATGTCGGGGGGATGACGCTGTACGGAGCCGGTTTCGGCAACGTCGACTCGGACATCCAACTCCGCGTCTACTACGAATAA
- a CDS encoding response regulator: protein MRKAVIFDDEYIVLQGLQAMIDWKKHGIEIAGTAGDGAAALAVVREKRPDIILTDIRMPGMDGLELIERVMQEAPDTYTIVFSGFNEFEYVKRAISLGVADYLEKPITIQTIEQAVAKMTGRLAKREEQRQELLEKATWELLLSGGTAEASWREKFGPRAERVVGATVLAAAADFALPDDPLRAAVPLRSGEERLCAVFHYEPPTHEFWGHVENAAEQAAAPIGAGGTHASPAAAAASYREAQRALRAARFLEHRGLMRFEELGALMTAPQGLPEREEAIVLGLRSGNREAFYAQVERFVEWLRAEKLDPHVMEREMLRCVYMMQRAASEDGHEPAGESDLAHVEIRETANKDELISWFRKQVDRVAEGAFRHREHTKEAVVERARRYMEQHCGKDVSLQEVADHVGMNSSYLSVLFKEVMGESYIKYLTRYRMELAKTMLRQGLKVNEVSERVGYHTYRHFSEVFKKFAGCSPGQYRDLKNTDT, encoded by the coding sequence ATGCGTAAAGCGGTCATTTTCGACGACGAATATATCGTGCTGCAGGGGCTGCAGGCGATGATCGATTGGAAGAAGCACGGCATCGAAATCGCAGGCACGGCGGGCGACGGGGCGGCCGCCCTCGCCGTCGTGCGCGAGAAGCGCCCCGATATTATCTTGACCGACATCCGCATGCCGGGGATGGACGGGCTCGAGCTGATCGAGCGGGTCATGCAGGAGGCGCCGGACACGTACACGATTGTCTTCAGCGGCTTCAACGAATTCGAGTACGTCAAGCGGGCGATCAGCCTCGGCGTGGCCGATTATTTGGAGAAGCCGATCACGATCCAGACGATCGAGCAGGCGGTCGCGAAAATGACGGGACGGCTCGCGAAGCGGGAGGAGCAGCGCCAGGAGTTGCTGGAGAAGGCGACGTGGGAGCTGCTGCTGTCGGGCGGGACCGCGGAAGCGAGCTGGCGGGAGAAGTTCGGGCCGCGCGCCGAGCGGGTCGTCGGCGCGACGGTGCTCGCCGCTGCGGCCGATTTCGCGCTGCCCGACGACCCGCTGCGAGCGGCCGTGCCGCTGCGCAGCGGCGAGGAGCGGCTGTGCGCCGTGTTCCATTACGAGCCGCCGACGCACGAGTTCTGGGGGCATGTCGAGAACGCGGCGGAGCAGGCGGCGGCGCCGATCGGCGCCGGCGGCACGCACGCGTCGCCGGCTGCGGCGGCGGCGAGCTACCGCGAAGCGCAGCGCGCGCTGCGGGCGGCCCGCTTCCTCGAGCATCGCGGCTTGATGCGCTTCGAGGAGCTCGGCGCGCTCATGACGGCGCCGCAGGGGCTCCCGGAGCGGGAGGAGGCGATCGTGCTCGGGCTGCGCTCGGGCAATCGGGAAGCGTTCTACGCGCAGGTCGAGCGGTTCGTCGAGTGGCTCCGCGCCGAGAAGCTCGATCCGCACGTGATGGAGCGCGAGATGCTGCGGTGCGTGTATATGATGCAGCGGGCCGCGAGCGAGGACGGGCACGAACCGGCCGGAGAGTCGGATCTCGCTCATGTGGAAATTCGCGAGACGGCGAACAAAGACGAGTTGATCTCCTGGTTCCGCAAACAGGTCGACCGCGTCGCCGAGGGCGCGTTCCGCCACCGCGAGCATACGAAGGAAGCCGTCGTCGAGCGGGCGCGGCGTTACATGGAGCAGCATTGCGGCAAAGACGTATCGCTGCAGGAAGTGGCCGATCACGTCGGCATGAACTCCAGTTATTTGAGCGTGTTGTTCAAGGAAGTGATGGGGGAATCCTATATCAAATACTTGACGCGCTACCGGATGGAGCTGGCGAAGACGATGCTCCGGCAAGGCCTGAAAGTGAACGAGGTCAGCGAACGGGTCGGGTACCATACGTACCGTCATTTTTCCGAGGTGTTCAAGAAGTTCGCCGGATGTTCGCCCGGCCAATACCGGGATCTAAAAAATACGGACACGTAA